A genome region from Pyrenophora tritici-repentis strain M4 chromosome 9, whole genome shotgun sequence includes the following:
- a CDS encoding GRAN domain containing protein: MSDQDGQQQKGFFGTAASGLGNTLGAATNTVGKGVQGVTDTTGNVVAAGGKGLGDAVTGITSGLGDTTKAAGNAVGDTTKAGTKSVGGEQKQ; the protein is encoded by the exons ATGTCTGACCAGGACGGGCAGCAACAGAAGG GCTTCTTCGGCACCGCGGCAAGTGGACTCG GAAACACACTAGGCGCGGCAACAAATACAGTGGGCAagggtgttcaaggcgtgACTGATACAACGGGAAatgttgttgctgctggaGGCAAGGGCCTTGGGGATGCTGTGACGGGAATCACTAGCGGGCTTGGAGATACTACGAAAG CGGCTGGAAATGCTGTTGGTGACACTACCAAGGCTGGAACCAAGAGCGTTGGTGGTGAGCAGAAGCAGTAG
- a CDS encoding FabG, Dehydrogenase with different specificities (related to short-chain alcohol dehydrogenase) codes for MVAQFEVNGKGNYLLIRSFLHLLPSPETRATIVNVSSWQTFFTIPPLGAYFMSKFIVDALATYVAAEYTNVTAVSMHPGLVATDMLREPFRSLFNNDNPELVGGTAVWLCQEKARFLSGRFVAANWDVEDLLKKKEEIVEKDLLRLTLKGEFGIS; via the exons ATGGTGGCGCAATTT GAGGTCAATGGCAAGGGAAACTATCTCCTCATTCGCTCCTTCTTACACTTACTGCCGAGTCCTGAGACGCGCGCTACTATTGTCAATGTCAGCTCCTGGCAGACCTTCTTCACAATACCGCCGCTTGGTGCTTACTTTATGTCAAAGTTTATCGTCGATGCGCTGGCTACGTATGTCGCCGCAGAGTATACAAATGTTACCGCCGTTTCTATGCACCCCGGTCTAGTTGCTACGGATATGCTGCGTGAGCCTTTTCGCTCCCTGTTCAACAATGACAATCCGGAACTTGTCGGTGGCACTGCGGTGTGGCTGTGTCAAGAGAAGGCTAGGTTTCTGAGCGGTCGCTTTGTTGCTGCCAATTGGGATGTGGAGGATCTTTTGAAAAAGAAGGAGGAGATTGTGGAGAAGGATTTACTGAGGCTGACGTTGAAGGGAGAGTTTGGTATAAGTTGA
- a CDS encoding SPS1, Serine-threonine protein kinase, translating into MSDEIKYQIGFGREDNVAWGTTGLVVVDRPSKSVIKTLLHEDYSDLVLRKQQIYERFTQQGGHQGILRYYGIVGSGIRLEYAPKGNLRSFNSQNKVDDKLRLQWVVQIAQALSIVRLVGVVHGDLTCYNVFLNEKLNAKLADFVRSSLNGSPLLIAVTPSHEYPGPALSVQGDLFAFGSVLYEIMTGNVPYADLTEDEILDRYVKRDFPDTDFLRVIGEITRKCWQGQYHGFDMVVGDLSGISQSLN; encoded by the coding sequence ATGTCGGACGAGATCAAGTATCAAATCGGGTTCGGACGGGAAGATAATGTCGCTTGGGGAACTACTGGCCTTGTCGTCGTCGATAGACCATCCAAGTCGGTTATCAAAACCCTCCTTCACGAGGATTATTCCGATCTCGTCTTGAGAAAGCAGCAGATCTATGAAAGATTTACTCAACAAGGAGGTCATCAAGGAATACTCCGTTATTATGGAATCGTTGGATCTGGTATTCGACTGGAATACGCCCCGAAAGGCAACCTACGATCGTTCAACAGCCAGAACAAGGTCGACGACAAGTTACGATTGCAATGGGTCGTCCAAATTGCGCAGGCACTCAGTATAGTTCGTCTCGTTGGAGTTGTTCATGGGGATCTAACTTGCTACAATGTGTTTCTGAACGAAAAGTTGAATGCTAAGCTAGCTGACTTCGTTAGATCTTCTCTGAACGGTTCCCCACTCCTCATCGCGGTGACACCAAGTCACGAATATCCAGGACCTGCCTTGTCTGTTCAAGGGGATCTTTTTGCGTTTGGATCTGTTTTATATGAGATTATGACTGGCAATGTTCCTTACGCAGACTTGACCGAAGACGAGATTCTTGACCGATACGTGAAACGCGATTTTCCTGACACGGATTTTCTGCGGGTCATTGGAGAAATAACCAGGAAGTGCTGGCAAGGGCAATATCATGGATTTGATATGGTTGTTGGGGACCTAAGTGGTATTTCTCAATCTCTAAATTGA